A genomic segment from Chthoniobacterales bacterium encodes:
- a CDS encoding efflux RND transporter periplasmic adaptor subunit — MPGTAGDVFPSPSGTTLGMSLVVKFRVPSREIFFHRSTRSLPALIPATAGLIALLTGCEQQKPPAPPPPAVQVLTVQPEDVPVFETWVATVTADVNADIRAQVSGYLQSQNYRNGAWVKAGDVLFQIDPRPFQAQLDQAKGSLAQAQAQLTASELNYKRSAELYEKKVISQQQYDDQTQQYQGAVAAEKAAQASVEQAQLNLVFTRITAPVDGFASIATAQVGDLVSPSSGTLATVVKTDPIKVQFMVPEQDYVRFISQYFDDPSQSPVGTNRAPNIPLSLQLAGGVNYPQKGAVTAINNIVGQNTGSISVEGQFPNPGRLLRPGQFGLVTATTHKDKGAYLVPQRAVINLQGLTLLALVGEGNKVDVVNVELGPTLGSDQVVLKGLNPGDKVVVEGVQKAKQGAVVNPSPYTPTPQEKAAEAEAAPMPSPSASPTASPTAKP; from the coding sequence ATGCCGGGAACGGCTGGCGACGTTTTTCCATCGCCGAGCGGGACGACGCTTGGTATGTCGCTCGTCGTGAAATTCCGAGTGCCCTCGCGCGAGATTTTTTTCCACCGCTCGACGCGGTCCCTTCCTGCACTCATCCCCGCGACCGCGGGACTGATTGCCCTGCTGACCGGTTGTGAACAGCAGAAGCCGCCCGCGCCGCCACCTCCCGCCGTCCAGGTGCTCACCGTCCAACCGGAGGACGTGCCCGTTTTTGAAACATGGGTCGCCACGGTCACGGCCGACGTGAATGCCGACATTCGCGCGCAGGTTTCCGGTTACCTCCAGTCGCAGAATTACCGCAACGGCGCCTGGGTGAAGGCCGGCGACGTGCTCTTCCAGATCGACCCGCGTCCTTTCCAGGCCCAGCTCGATCAGGCAAAAGGCAGTCTGGCCCAGGCCCAGGCGCAGCTCACCGCGAGCGAGCTGAACTACAAGCGCTCCGCCGAGCTCTACGAAAAGAAGGTCATCAGCCAGCAGCAATATGACGACCAGACGCAGCAGTATCAGGGCGCGGTAGCCGCGGAGAAGGCCGCGCAGGCCTCGGTCGAGCAGGCCCAGCTCAACCTCGTCTTCACGCGCATCACCGCGCCGGTGGATGGCTTTGCAAGCATCGCGACCGCGCAGGTCGGCGATCTCGTGAGTCCCTCGAGCGGCACGCTCGCGACCGTGGTGAAGACCGATCCGATCAAGGTCCAGTTCATGGTGCCGGAGCAGGATTACGTGCGCTTCATCAGCCAGTATTTCGACGATCCGAGCCAGTCGCCCGTCGGCACGAACCGCGCTCCCAACATCCCGCTCTCGCTGCAACTCGCCGGCGGCGTGAATTATCCCCAAAAGGGCGCGGTGACCGCAATCAACAACATCGTTGGCCAGAACACCGGCTCCATCTCCGTCGAGGGCCAGTTTCCGAATCCCGGCCGGCTCCTGCGACCGGGCCAGTTCGGCCTCGTGACCGCGACCACGCACAAGGACAAGGGCGCCTACCTCGTGCCGCAGCGTGCGGTGATCAATCTGCAAGGGCTCACGCTGCTCGCTCTGGTGGGCGAGGGGAACAAGGTAGACGTCGTCAATGTCGAACTCGGTCCCACGCTGGGCAGTGACCAGGTCGTGCTGAAGGGATTGAACCCCGGCGACAAGGTCGTCGTCGAAGGCGTCCAGAAGGCCAAACAGGGCGCAGTGGTGAATCCCTCTCCCTACACGCCGACTCCGCAGGAAAAAGCCGCGGAAGCCGAGGCGGCGCCCATGCCATCCCCTTCCGCATCTCCCACCGCCAGCCCCACGGCGAAACCCTGA
- a CDS encoding FAD-linked oxidase C-terminal domain-containing protein, giving the protein MKTLPAITRQLRDRLGAEAVLTDPADLEAVAGDKWFAARRPDIAVFPGSTGEVSAVLELAYAAGIPVTTRGAGYGYVGGCVPQSGGIVLSTKRLNKILEINERDFVARVQPGVLTGDLQARARKKKLLYPPDPASLKDCSLGGNIATNAGGPRCLKYGVTRNYVLGLEVVLADGTVVKTGGRTHKNKTGFDLVGIFVGSEGLLGVVTEATLRLLPHPPARAALSAGFPSMRKAAAAVQAVFRSGYLPAAVEVADRFTLEAGRRAMPGADIPPGDAHVLIELDGQAASVRGETKALVTLLREAGATRVDRALDDESCDRLWLLRRSFSNSLRATGLTKLNEDIVVPRGRLVDLVEFARKLERQSGFPVACFGHAGDGNIHVNVMAADYEDAVVREKVERVLDQLFAKVLEWGGAITGEHGIGLAKLRWWEEALSSENRALHATIKRALDPKGLLNPGKFV; this is encoded by the coding sequence GTGAAGACGCTGCCCGCGATCACGCGTCAATTGCGCGACCGACTCGGCGCGGAGGCGGTGCTCACCGACCCCGCGGATCTGGAGGCGGTCGCGGGGGACAAATGGTTCGCCGCCCGCCGGCCCGACATCGCCGTCTTCCCCGGTTCGACCGGGGAAGTCAGTGCGGTGCTCGAGCTGGCCTATGCGGCGGGCATTCCCGTCACCACGCGCGGCGCGGGCTACGGCTACGTCGGCGGCTGCGTGCCGCAGTCCGGCGGCATCGTGCTCAGCACGAAGCGCCTGAACAAAATTCTCGAAATCAACGAGCGGGATTTCGTGGCGCGCGTGCAGCCCGGGGTGCTCACGGGCGACCTGCAGGCGAGAGCTCGCAAGAAGAAGCTCCTGTATCCGCCCGATCCCGCGAGCCTCAAGGATTGCAGTCTCGGCGGAAACATCGCCACGAACGCCGGCGGTCCGCGCTGCCTGAAATACGGCGTCACGCGCAACTACGTGCTGGGTCTCGAGGTTGTTCTTGCGGACGGCACGGTCGTGAAAACCGGCGGCCGCACGCACAAGAACAAGACTGGCTTCGATCTCGTCGGAATTTTTGTTGGTTCGGAAGGTCTGCTTGGCGTCGTGACCGAGGCGACGCTGCGCCTGCTGCCGCATCCGCCGGCCCGGGCGGCGTTGTCCGCGGGTTTTCCCTCGATGCGCAAGGCTGCGGCCGCGGTGCAGGCCGTGTTTCGCAGTGGTTACCTCCCTGCTGCCGTCGAGGTGGCCGATCGGTTCACGCTCGAGGCGGGCCGTCGCGCCATGCCCGGCGCGGATATCCCGCCCGGCGACGCCCACGTGCTCATCGAACTCGACGGCCAGGCGGCCAGCGTGCGCGGCGAGACGAAGGCGCTCGTGACCCTGCTGCGCGAGGCCGGGGCGACGCGGGTGGATCGCGCGCTGGATGACGAATCCTGCGACCGGCTGTGGCTGCTGCGGCGGAGTTTTTCGAATTCGCTGCGTGCGACGGGCCTCACGAAACTCAATGAGGATATCGTCGTGCCGCGTGGCCGGCTCGTCGATCTCGTGGAGTTCGCCCGGAAGCTCGAGCGCCAGTCGGGATTCCCTGTGGCGTGCTTTGGCCACGCTGGCGATGGCAATATCCACGTGAACGTGATGGCCGCGGACTACGAAGACGCCGTCGTCCGGGAGAAGGTGGAACGCGTGCTCGACCAGCTATTTGCCAAAGTGCTGGAGTGGGGTGGCGCCATCACCGGCGAGCACGGCATCGGTCTCGCGAAGCTGCGGTGGTGGGAGGAGGCGCTCTCGTCCGAGAATCGCGCCCTGCATGCGACGATCAAGCGAGCCCTCGATCCGAAGGGGTTGCTGAATCCCGGGAAGTTCGTTTAG
- a CDS encoding EAL domain-containing protein, which translates to MRNQTAIRLLYVLAVLAGILPPLLFLGYAYRQSVADVEHQLDFVGTGTLVRTETVLDTVAGTLRKVPSLIHRQIDQSSVDKLRQAVFLDRYIQSIGIRTAGELLCNNQTLYPRPVRIPDPKESLTLPAPGEVAVRPLVDRGFPSKSLVVLYTFTNGMAVEGIVDPALFSEFFDYYARQFDCREFIRFRGESPLTDFGEDHISLPAKINLTIDDRLQWLDGRLVMVKHSTKYPIHTITVASNATVLAKWTRSAVIFGLTGLAVSALLSGLIIRLARRTRTLEADLREAVRYREIDVHYQPIIDLETGRCVGAEALMRWPHRRRGLIPAGEFIAIAERTDLIVPMTDTLLEKIAVSLGPTLREDPSLHIGVNLAHQHFVTTRILDRVAEITKADIPPGQIIFEITERGLVSDKDSVARTVMAGLGATGARLAVDDFGTGYSSLSYLQRFPLDYLKVDKAFVDGISSATESSGLVDQIIRIGHSLGMEIIAEGVEEGFQADYLKAQGVKLAQGWHFGRPMPIDDFLKFVRERNHASPGRTTRIPTTPEAVASARPVA; encoded by the coding sequence ATGCGGAACCAGACCGCCATTCGTCTTCTTTACGTGCTCGCCGTTCTGGCCGGCATCCTCCCGCCCCTCCTCTTTCTGGGATACGCCTATCGACAGAGCGTGGCGGATGTGGAACACCAGCTCGACTTCGTCGGCACCGGCACGCTCGTGCGCACCGAGACCGTGCTCGATACCGTCGCCGGCACGTTGCGGAAGGTGCCGAGCCTCATTCACAGGCAGATCGACCAAAGCTCCGTCGACAAACTGCGCCAGGCCGTCTTCCTCGACCGTTACATCCAATCGATCGGCATTCGCACCGCGGGGGAACTCCTCTGCAACAACCAGACCCTTTACCCGCGACCGGTCCGCATCCCCGACCCGAAGGAGTCGCTCACCCTGCCCGCTCCCGGCGAGGTCGCCGTGCGCCCGCTCGTCGATCGGGGGTTTCCCTCGAAGTCCCTCGTCGTGCTCTACACCTTCACGAACGGCATGGCCGTCGAAGGCATCGTCGATCCCGCCCTCTTCAGCGAATTTTTCGATTATTACGCCCGCCAGTTCGATTGCCGGGAGTTCATCCGCTTCCGGGGAGAAAGCCCGCTCACTGATTTCGGCGAAGACCACATCTCCCTGCCCGCGAAGATCAACCTCACAATCGACGACCGGCTGCAGTGGCTCGACGGCCGTCTCGTGATGGTCAAACACTCCACAAAATACCCGATCCACACCATCACCGTGGCCAGCAACGCAACCGTCCTGGCGAAATGGACTCGCAGCGCCGTCATCTTCGGCCTCACCGGGCTCGCGGTCTCGGCATTGCTGTCCGGACTCATCATCCGCCTTGCGAGGCGGACTCGCACACTCGAGGCCGATCTGCGCGAAGCCGTGCGTTACCGGGAGATCGACGTCCACTATCAGCCAATCATCGATCTCGAGACCGGCCGCTGCGTCGGGGCGGAGGCGCTCATGCGCTGGCCGCATCGGCGCCGCGGATTGATTCCCGCGGGAGAGTTCATCGCGATTGCCGAACGCACCGATCTCATCGTTCCCATGACGGATACCCTCCTCGAAAAGATCGCCGTCTCCCTTGGTCCGACCCTGCGCGAGGATCCCTCGCTCCATATCGGCGTGAACCTCGCCCACCAGCATTTCGTGACCACGCGCATCCTCGACCGCGTGGCGGAAATTACGAAGGCCGATATTCCGCCGGGCCAGATCATCTTCGAAATCACCGAGCGCGGGCTGGTCTCCGACAAGGATTCCGTCGCGCGCACCGTGATGGCCGGCCTCGGCGCGACGGGGGCCAGGCTGGCGGTCGACGACTTCGGCACCGGCTATTCCAGCCTGAGCTACCTCCAGCGTTTTCCGCTCGATTACCTCAAGGTCGACAAGGCCTTCGTCGACGGCATCTCGAGCGCCACCGAGAGTTCCGGCCTTGTCGATCAGATCATCCGGATCGGGCACTCGCTCGGCATGGAGATCATCGCCGAGGGCGTCGAGGAAGGCTTCCAGGCGGACTACCTGAAAGCGCAGGGCGTAAAGCTCGCACAGGGCTGGCACTTCGGTCGTCCCATGCCGATCGACGATTTCCTGAAATTCGTCCGCGAGCGAAACCACGCATCACCCGGTCGCACCACCCGGATTCCCACGACGCCCGAAGCCGTCGCTTCCGCCCGGCCGGTCGCCTAA